From a region of the Paenibacillus lutimineralis genome:
- a CDS encoding methyl-accepting chemotaxis protein has protein sequence MNQLDILIAAVPYIKKLVKEDIMIGITDLEKFLFYMPSQKIDFGITSGTPIPKEDENLRKALNGENSVTHIAEHIYGFPIIATASPVYDEQGVIIGAIATAESYENRQRLEEGMEAMNGITGQLVDMVQTVAAHAEELTATSEHIMTNTRHAVENSSEINETVGFIQEISNQTNLLGLNAAIEAARVGEAGAGFGVVAKEVRKLSVSTKDASANIAATLRSVQDSILQLEREFEQIAHSSQEQAELVTDFMNVIEQLNESNNNMKSFIEGLLRFSHE, from the coding sequence ATGAATCAATTGGACATCCTTATCGCTGCGGTACCTTATATCAAGAAGCTGGTCAAAGAAGATATTATGATCGGCATAACGGACTTGGAGAAATTTCTATTCTATATGCCTTCGCAAAAAATAGATTTCGGCATTACTTCAGGTACCCCTATCCCCAAAGAAGATGAGAACCTGCGCAAGGCATTGAACGGGGAGAACTCCGTTACCCATATTGCGGAGCACATTTACGGATTTCCAATTATAGCTACAGCCTCTCCAGTCTACGATGAACAAGGAGTCATTATCGGCGCCATCGCGACCGCAGAGTCTTATGAGAATAGACAAAGGCTAGAGGAAGGCATGGAGGCCATGAACGGGATCACCGGGCAGTTGGTTGATATGGTGCAAACCGTCGCGGCACATGCCGAAGAGCTCACAGCTACGAGCGAGCATATTATGACGAACACTAGGCACGCTGTGGAGAATTCGTCAGAGATTAACGAGACCGTCGGTTTCATTCAAGAGATCTCCAATCAGACGAACCTGCTCGGATTGAATGCCGCTATTGAAGCGGCACGAGTGGGTGAAGCGGGAGCTGGATTTGGCGTAGTTGCCAAAGAGGTGAGGAAGCTGTCTGTCAGCACCAAGGACGCTAGCGCAAATATCGCTGCAACACTACGAAGTGTTCAGGACTCCATCCTGCAATTGGAGAGAGAATTCGAGCAGATCGCCCACTCGTCTCAGGAACAGGCCGAGCTCGTGACTGACTTCATGAATGTCATCGAACAGTTGAACGAGTCCAACAACAATATGAAGAGCTTCATCGAAGGTTTGCTCCGCTTCTCCCATGAGTAG
- a CDS encoding SGNH/GDSL hydrolase family protein — protein MLLNNNEIVLFQGDSVTDCGRDYSDPASLGNGYANLIASRLGYLYPEKKLTFYNRGISGNRVVNLQNRWEEDCLALKPTWVSILIGINDTWRRFDNNEETSVENYEAGYREILERTKERLGAKLILMEPFVLPTPEDRLTWRSDLDPKIQVVRKLAKEFDALLVPLDGLFAGAVSQADAAYWAPDGVHPSAAGHALMAEAWLHAVKAL, from the coding sequence ATGCTGCTGAATAACAATGAAATCGTACTCTTTCAGGGTGACAGCGTTACGGATTGCGGTAGAGATTACTCTGACCCGGCATCACTTGGAAACGGTTACGCTAATCTGATCGCTTCCCGTCTGGGCTATCTGTATCCGGAGAAGAAGCTAACTTTCTACAATCGGGGGATTAGCGGCAACCGGGTAGTGAATCTGCAGAATCGCTGGGAAGAGGATTGTCTCGCTCTAAAACCGACCTGGGTATCGATCCTGATCGGCATCAATGATACTTGGCGGCGATTTGACAATAACGAAGAGACCTCGGTTGAGAACTATGAAGCAGGTTACCGTGAAATTCTGGAGCGTACGAAGGAGCGGCTGGGAGCGAAGCTGATCCTCATGGAACCATTCGTATTGCCAACACCGGAAGACCGTTTGACCTGGCGCTCTGATCTGGACCCGAAGATCCAGGTGGTACGTAAATTAGCGAAGGAATTTGATGCACTGCTTGTTCCGCTTGATGGATTGTTTGCAGGCGCCGTATCTCAGGCAGACGCTGCTTATTGGGCACCGGATGGCGTGCATCCGTCTGCAGCGGGTCATGCCTTGATGGCTGAGGCGTGGCTTCATGCGGTTAAGGCTCTGTAA
- a CDS encoding helix-turn-helix domain-containing protein, with the protein MEAQNAPRDVPDDEFLSLLQLAKQNDEEAILKLIDLFKGDILRVSKYIYTSEEDAVSDIILELLEMIKEENKE; encoded by the coding sequence ATGGAAGCGCAAAATGCTCCAAGAGATGTCCCGGATGATGAGTTCCTGAGTTTGCTGCAGCTAGCGAAGCAGAATGATGAAGAAGCCATTTTAAAATTGATCGATTTGTTCAAAGGGGACATTTTGCGAGTAAGCAAGTACATTTACACTTCGGAGGAAGACGCCGTTTCTGATATTATATTAGAGCTTCTAGAAATGATCAAAGAAGAGAATAAGGAATGA
- a CDS encoding Gfo/Idh/MocA family protein: MGEFAGKKLKWGILGTGWIAEQFTKDLIHVTNGEGFAVGSRTQEKADDFAKRHGLPRAYGSYEQLLQDPEIDVVYVATPHPQHHDNVLAALRAGKAVLCEKPFTVNSSELAEMIKLAAKKGLFLMEAMWTRFLPAIVKTREWIKDGRIGEIKLLKAEFGFCADWNPEGRLFNPQLGGGALLDAGIYPVSFASMVFGTHPVRIHSAVQMGKTGVDEQFSVLLDYGVGRSASLHGAIRLNMNNDAHIYGTKGMIHVPSFLNARTASLRVEGAEEEVFTDDRTSIGYAFEAQEVGECLLRGDKESSRISLEESLTIMGILDQLRDDWKLKYPFE, encoded by the coding sequence ATGGGAGAGTTCGCAGGGAAGAAATTGAAGTGGGGAATTTTGGGTACAGGCTGGATTGCTGAGCAATTCACGAAGGATTTGATTCATGTGACTAACGGTGAAGGATTTGCCGTAGGCTCACGAACACAAGAGAAGGCGGATGACTTCGCCAAGAGACATGGGCTTCCTCGTGCTTATGGCAGCTATGAACAGTTATTGCAGGACCCGGAGATTGATGTGGTCTATGTAGCAACGCCGCATCCGCAGCATCATGACAATGTGCTAGCAGCCCTACGAGCGGGTAAAGCTGTGTTATGCGAGAAGCCTTTTACGGTGAACAGCTCTGAGTTAGCAGAGATGATCAAGCTGGCTGCTAAGAAGGGCTTGTTCCTGATGGAGGCGATGTGGACCCGCTTCCTGCCAGCAATTGTGAAGACGAGAGAATGGATCAAGGATGGACGGATTGGCGAGATCAAGCTGTTGAAGGCGGAGTTTGGATTCTGCGCAGACTGGAACCCGGAAGGCAGGCTATTTAATCCGCAGCTTGGCGGGGGGGCCCTGCTGGATGCTGGGATTTATCCGGTCTCCTTCGCTTCAATGGTTTTCGGAACTCATCCTGTACGCATACATAGTGCAGTACAGATGGGGAAGACGGGCGTGGATGAGCAATTCTCTGTTCTGCTGGATTACGGTGTTGGCCGAAGCGCGTCATTGCACGGGGCAATCCGGCTAAATATGAACAATGATGCGCATATATATGGAACAAAAGGCATGATTCATGTTCCATCCTTCCTGAATGCAAGGACAGCTTCACTGCGGGTAGAAGGTGCGGAGGAGGAAGTATTTACGGATGATCGGACTTCGATCGGCTATGCCTTTGAAGCGCAAGAGGTGGGCGAATGTCTGCTTCGAGGGGATAAGGAGAGCTCGCGTATTTCGTTAGAAGAGTCTCTGACTATAATGGGCATACTCGATCAATTAAGGGATGATTGGAAGCTGAAGTATCCGTTTGAGTAA
- a CDS encoding helix-turn-helix domain-containing protein, with protein MSRQRSMETILASEYVSIGELVRLTDSRYSTLKFYTEEGMLPFEQAEENLTRRYKREDTVARILRIKKLKSTGLSIPQIKEALNMGE; from the coding sequence ATGTCCAGACAACGTTCCATGGAGACGATACTAGCCTCAGAGTATGTATCTATAGGTGAATTAGTACGTCTTACGGATTCGCGCTATAGTACGTTGAAATTCTACACCGAAGAGGGGATGCTTCCTTTCGAGCAGGCAGAGGAAAATCTGACACGAAGATATAAAAGAGAGGACACTGTTGCTCGTATTCTTCGAATCAAAAAACTGAAATCCACCGGATTATCCATCCCACAAATAAAAGAGGCGCTCAACATGGGGGAATGA
- the glgP gene encoding alpha-glucan family phosphorylase: MTQQHLPTVAYFSMEFGLESSFKIYAGGLGILAGDYIKGARDEGAPIIGIGIKWKQGYTDQHIDPDGKPYDTYHNYMYEFLEDTGIQVSVTIRNIDVHCKVWRTEKFGNNPLYLLDTDIPQNSDSWITGQLYGWFGEERIAQEIVLGIGGVRALRALQIPVDVYHFNEGHAALAATELIREKMNGGRSFEEAWQATRDEVVFTTHTPIREGNESHPLERLEYMSAFNNLTREQMERIGGNPFNMTVAGLRLSRISNGVAKLHGITANKMWQDVSGRSAIISITNAIHTPTWVDPRITEAYESNGDLWAAHMEIKRELIRFIEERSGIALNADHLLIGFSRRAAPYKRSDLIFSKPELIAPYLESGKIQIVFSGKAHPLDDTGKRIVSNLVAMMKKYPGSVVFLENYDMTIGAGLTRGSDIWLNNPRRPLEASGTSGMKAAMNGVLNCSILDGWWPEACLDGENGWQFGDGFETDNTEALDRHDGEALYETLLQRVLPTYYENRPKWVEMMRRSIETTREPFATKRMIEEYYNKMYIKA, encoded by the coding sequence ATGACTCAACAGCACCTGCCGACTGTAGCTTATTTCAGTATGGAGTTCGGACTTGAATCCAGTTTCAAGATATATGCAGGAGGTCTCGGTATTCTCGCCGGCGATTATATCAAAGGCGCCAGAGATGAGGGTGCCCCGATCATAGGCATCGGTATCAAATGGAAGCAGGGATATACCGATCAGCATATCGATCCCGATGGCAAGCCTTACGATACTTATCATAACTACATGTATGAGTTCCTTGAGGATACAGGGATACAAGTCAGCGTAACAATTCGCAACATTGACGTTCACTGTAAAGTGTGGAGAACCGAGAAATTCGGCAACAACCCGCTATATTTGCTTGATACCGATATTCCGCAGAATAGCGATAGCTGGATTACCGGACAATTGTACGGCTGGTTCGGTGAGGAGCGAATTGCCCAGGAGATCGTGCTTGGCATCGGGGGAGTTAGAGCACTTCGGGCGCTGCAGATTCCGGTCGATGTATATCATTTCAATGAAGGACATGCGGCGTTAGCGGCAACCGAATTGATCCGTGAGAAAATGAATGGAGGCCGTTCCTTCGAGGAAGCCTGGCAGGCCACTCGGGACGAGGTCGTATTCACCACTCATACACCGATTCGAGAAGGCAATGAGTCCCATCCGTTGGAGCGGCTTGAATATATGTCCGCCTTCAACAATCTGACCCGCGAGCAAATGGAACGCATTGGCGGCAATCCCTTCAACATGACGGTCGCCGGGCTACGGCTGTCGCGCATTTCCAACGGCGTCGCCAAGCTGCATGGCATCACAGCCAATAAAATGTGGCAGGATGTGTCCGGCCGCTCAGCTATCATCAGCATCACGAACGCCATTCATACGCCAACCTGGGTTGATCCGAGAATAACCGAAGCTTACGAAAGTAATGGGGATCTGTGGGCCGCGCATATGGAGATCAAGCGTGAGCTGATCCGCTTCATCGAAGAACGTTCCGGCATAGCCCTGAATGCCGATCACTTATTAATCGGCTTCTCGCGCCGAGCGGCCCCTTACAAACGGAGCGACCTCATCTTCTCCAAGCCGGAGCTAATCGCGCCTTATCTCGAATCCGGCAAGATTCAGATCGTCTTCTCCGGCAAAGCCCATCCGCTCGATGATACTGGCAAGAGGATCGTCAGCAACCTCGTCGCCATGATGAAGAAATACCCGGGAAGCGTCGTCTTCCTGGAAAATTACGATATGACGATCGGGGCGGGGCTGACCCGCGGCTCGGACATCTGGCTCAACAATCCGCGAAGGCCACTAGAAGCGAGCGGTACATCGGGGATGAAGGCAGCGATGAACGGCGTACTCAACTGCTCCATCCTTGACGGCTGGTGGCCAGAGGCCTGCCTCGACGGCGAGAACGGATGGCAGTTCGGCGACGGCTTCGAGACGGACAATACCGAAGCGTTGGATCGCCATGACGGTGAAGCGTTATACGAGACGCTGCTGCAGCGAGTGCTACCTACCTATTATGAGAACAGGCCGAAGTGGGTCGAGATGATGCGCAGAAGCATCGAGACGACACGTGAGCCGTTCGCCACCAAGCGCATGATTGAGGAATATTACAATAAAATGTACATCAAGGCGTAG
- a CDS encoding sigma-70 family RNA polymerase sigma factor — MKEQKTAYEQYRKEVYRIAWRVQYRAKVVKRRECSLGVYEPAITNFATSSDDKIVVQQLINDLPSNTGRTIIFKLFMQDKTEGEVARELNMTQQGVSKWKRKMLQEMSRMMSS; from the coding sequence TTGAAAGAACAAAAAACCGCTTATGAGCAATATCGCAAAGAAGTGTACAGAATCGCTTGGAGGGTGCAATATCGGGCAAAAGTTGTGAAAAGACGGGAATGTTCATTAGGCGTATACGAGCCAGCCATAACCAATTTTGCTACATCTTCTGATGATAAAATTGTAGTGCAGCAGTTGATCAACGATCTTCCCTCCAATACTGGAAGGACGATTATTTTCAAGCTCTTTATGCAGGACAAGACGGAAGGAGAAGTAGCCCGTGAGTTAAACATGACTCAGCAAGGGGTGAGCAAATGGAAGCGCAAAATGCTCCAAGAGATGTCCCGGATGATGAGTTCCTGA
- a CDS encoding endonuclease MutS2 has protein sequence MNISTFDKLQYDELKEIVKSFCVSGLGKQLIDKLQPSASLSVVKTRLNETTEARAILDTENHVPLVGISNIQNYMDKLEKGMILDPSELVAIADFLRGCRKMRGFMREREFLAPKISTYVYSMTEFAHIEDRIHASIKGNQVDSAASKELKRIRKHIAITEAKIEEQLQRFLKNSAYKEYIQEFFVSKKNDRFTIPIKAAYKNHVPGAIVEVSSKGATVFIEPISVSKYNAELASLKAEEVMEEYQILADLSNLIFDHAQSMNINIELISQYDMIFAKGKFSRSIDGIEPLINDHGYMKLVSCRHPLLTGKVVPLDFEIGDSYRSLVITGPNAGGKTVVLKTIGLITLATMSGFHIAAAPGTEVALFRHVFVDIGDNQSLENALSTFSSHMKNISEIMYAADRHTLLLFDEIGSGTEPNEGAALAIAILEEFYHMDCITVATTHYGEIKQYSEMHSDFMNAAMEFNQETLEPQYRLMIGQSGDSNALWISRKMKLKEHVLERAKSYMQRKEYRLDRLQSSKVSKPKNMDIAVEAVIPTYTMGDKVKLLDQNESAIVYRGLDSFNNLIVFVQGTMLEVHYKRVALELQASELYPEGYDLNMLFTSYQERKFQHDMQRGSKKALRKVQKEMRNQRRQDTEEQN, from the coding sequence ATGAATATAAGTACATTTGACAAATTACAGTATGACGAACTGAAAGAAATCGTAAAAAGCTTTTGCGTAAGCGGATTAGGAAAACAGCTAATTGATAAATTACAACCGAGCGCAAGCCTGAGTGTTGTGAAAACTCGTTTGAACGAGACGACAGAGGCTAGGGCGATTCTCGATACAGAAAATCATGTCCCGTTAGTGGGTATATCGAATATCCAGAACTATATGGATAAGCTTGAGAAGGGGATGATTCTTGATCCTTCTGAGCTCGTAGCCATTGCAGATTTCTTGCGCGGCTGCCGCAAAATGAGGGGCTTTATGCGGGAGAGAGAGTTTCTGGCACCTAAAATTAGCACATATGTCTACTCCATGACGGAGTTCGCACATATCGAGGACCGGATTCATGCAAGTATTAAGGGAAATCAGGTGGACTCTGCAGCCAGTAAAGAGCTGAAGCGAATTCGCAAGCATATCGCTATAACGGAAGCGAAGATTGAAGAGCAGCTTCAACGTTTTTTGAAGAACAGCGCATATAAGGAATATATTCAGGAGTTTTTTGTAAGCAAAAAGAATGACCGATTTACGATTCCAATCAAAGCAGCCTATAAAAATCATGTGCCGGGTGCGATTGTGGAGGTATCTTCGAAGGGAGCTACGGTGTTTATTGAACCGATCTCCGTATCGAAATATAATGCGGAATTAGCGAGTTTAAAAGCCGAAGAGGTAATGGAGGAATATCAGATTCTTGCAGACTTATCTAATTTAATATTCGATCATGCACAGAGTATGAATATCAATATTGAGTTAATCAGTCAGTACGATATGATCTTTGCCAAGGGCAAATTCAGTCGCAGCATCGATGGTATAGAGCCTCTCATTAACGATCATGGCTATATGAAGCTGGTATCGTGCCGACATCCTCTGCTTACTGGCAAGGTTGTACCGCTTGACTTTGAGATCGGCGATTCCTACCGAAGTCTCGTTATTACGGGACCGAATGCTGGCGGAAAGACTGTGGTGCTGAAAACGATTGGACTCATTACCCTGGCCACGATGTCAGGCTTCCATATTGCGGCTGCTCCAGGTACTGAGGTCGCGCTGTTTCGCCATGTTTTTGTAGATATTGGGGACAATCAAAGTCTTGAGAACGCGCTCAGCACATTTTCATCCCATATGAAGAATATATCGGAGATTATGTACGCGGCAGACCGTCATACCTTATTACTATTCGATGAAATCGGCAGCGGCACTGAGCCGAACGAAGGCGCAGCGCTGGCGATTGCCATTCTCGAAGAGTTCTATCATATGGACTGTATCACGGTAGCGACCACACATTATGGCGAGATTAAGCAGTACTCGGAAATGCACAGTGATTTCATGAATGCCGCGATGGAGTTTAATCAGGAGACATTGGAGCCTCAATATAGGCTGATGATTGGTCAGTCGGGTGATAGCAATGCACTTTGGATTTCACGAAAAATGAAGCTGAAGGAGCATGTGCTGGAGCGAGCAAAAAGCTATATGCAGCGAAAGGAATATCGCTTGGACCGACTTCAAAGCAGCAAGGTCAGCAAGCCGAAGAATATGGATATCGCAGTAGAAGCGGTGATTCCTACCTATACCATGGGCGATAAGGTTAAGCTGCTGGACCAGAATGAGAGTGCTATCGTGTATCGTGGACTTGACTCCTTTAACAATCTGATCGTATTTGTTCAGGGCACGATGCTGGAGGTTCATTATAAACGTGTAGCACTGGAGCTGCAAGCAAGTGAACTGTATCCAGAGGGATATGATCTGAACATGCTCTTCACGAGCTATCAGGAACGAAAATTTCAGCATGATATGCAGCGCGGCTCGAAGAAGGCGCTCCGGAAGGTGCAGAAGGAAATGCGGAATCAGCGCCGACAAGACACTGAAGAGCAGAATTGA
- a CDS encoding DUF6612 family protein, with translation MKKMVVLLLGAVLALGLTGCGQDKKADNNASSGAGSNAPATVETSEDVAVPTADELFTKMTDATKDLKSLSMAASSKQKVVIKVGEETQEQNIEMEIKSDIIQDPLAMMQELHMSMGDLGNQDVTQYVTADGIYMQTGGAWVKLTDETMMATLKDAAKQSADPSQQIEQFKSIANEMKVTEDGSDFVLKANLSGDNMKELAKSLMSQNGGENQADAMAAIDQMKIENINIVYSINKETYLPSKMSVEMKMDMEAEGQQVSMEMKMDSSFSKYNEIEAIEVPQEALDNAIVQ, from the coding sequence ATGAAGAAGATGGTTGTATTATTATTAGGGGCGGTTCTGGCTTTAGGATTAACTGGATGTGGCCAGGATAAGAAAGCGGACAACAATGCGAGTTCTGGTGCGGGATCAAATGCACCGGCAACTGTGGAGACAAGTGAAGATGTGGCTGTACCAACGGCGGATGAGCTTTTCACGAAGATGACAGATGCAACGAAGGATCTTAAGAGCCTCTCGATGGCTGCAAGCTCCAAGCAAAAGGTAGTTATTAAGGTGGGCGAGGAGACTCAAGAGCAAAACATCGAGATGGAAATCAAGTCTGATATTATCCAGGACCCGCTTGCAATGATGCAGGAATTGCATATGTCGATGGGAGACCTAGGAAATCAGGATGTTACGCAGTATGTTACTGCGGATGGAATCTACATGCAAACAGGCGGAGCCTGGGTGAAACTGACGGATGAGACCATGATGGCCACTCTTAAGGATGCTGCAAAGCAATCGGCTGATCCTAGCCAACAGATCGAGCAATTCAAATCGATCGCCAACGAAATGAAAGTAACTGAAGACGGCAGCGACTTCGTATTGAAGGCCAATCTGTCCGGCGACAATATGAAGGAGCTAGCTAAATCGCTAATGAGCCAAAACGGTGGCGAGAACCAAGCAGATGCTATGGCTGCAATTGATCAAATGAAGATCGAAAATATTAATATCGTATATTCCATCAACAAGGAGACGTATCTGCCTTCCAAGATGTCTGTTGAAATGAAGATGGATATGGAAGCGGAAGGACAGCAGGTATCGATGGAGATGAAGATGGATTCCAGCTTCTCCAAGTACAATGAGATCGAAGCGATTGAGGTTCCACAAGAAGCGTTGGATAATGCGATTGTTCAATAA
- a CDS encoding DUF6612 family protein, whose amino-acid sequence MNRGLRILGTVILAISLSGCGWLGGDKEQAGDENNAVNHQTSENEQNEENGPENEERNASDDRKEDKETTAAVSGVPTVDEIFQRASEAAGALSSYSSTSILRMNMTGTFDGQSEEQAYEVRTTMDLIREPLQLFQSMRISMDGGTQDLKQYVTEEGVYSHVDGMWIKHSEDTSSELISAMKEALIDKQLEQYRLFAKDMKVSVQDKAYELHADFSGEILDNFRSALIQQMANGNRDISDMLNKMEIQNVKLSYVVDKNTYLPTKLSMVLSVGMDVDGQGFSMGLMLDSTFSKFGEIKPIHLPQEAIDTAYLE is encoded by the coding sequence ATGAATAGAGGGTTGCGGATACTTGGAACAGTCATACTCGCTATAAGCCTGTCAGGCTGCGGATGGCTGGGGGGAGACAAGGAACAAGCCGGGGACGAGAATAATGCGGTTAACCATCAGACTTCCGAGAACGAGCAGAACGAAGAGAACGGACCTGAGAACGAAGAGCGAAATGCTTCCGATGATCGGAAAGAAGATAAGGAGACTACGGCAGCCGTCAGTGGCGTTCCTACGGTGGATGAAATTTTTCAGCGGGCGAGTGAGGCGGCAGGGGCCTTATCCAGCTATTCCTCTACATCGATCCTTCGTATGAATATGACAGGAACGTTTGATGGACAGAGTGAGGAGCAGGCTTATGAGGTCAGGACCACGATGGATTTGATTCGTGAGCCGCTGCAGCTATTCCAGTCGATGAGAATCTCTATGGATGGCGGTACCCAGGATTTGAAGCAGTATGTGACGGAAGAGGGAGTATATTCCCATGTCGATGGAATGTGGATCAAGCATTCAGAGGATACGAGCTCGGAACTCATATCGGCGATGAAGGAAGCGTTGATAGATAAGCAATTGGAGCAGTATAGACTGTTCGCCAAGGATATGAAGGTTTCTGTGCAGGATAAAGCTTATGAACTTCACGCAGATTTTAGTGGCGAGATACTCGATAATTTCCGCAGCGCCTTGATTCAGCAAATGGCCAACGGAAATCGTGATATATCCGATATGCTCAATAAGATGGAGATCCAGAACGTCAAATTGTCGTATGTCGTCGATAAAAATACATATTTACCTACAAAATTGTCTATGGTTCTCTCCGTGGGAATGGACGTTGATGGGCAGGGCTTCTCCATGGGTTTGATGCTAGATTCGACCTTCTCTAAATTTGGGGAGATTAAACCGATTCACCTACCACAGGAGGCTATTGATACGGCTTATCTAGAGTAG
- a CDS encoding YecA family protein, whose translation MLDNKAQFEATNIQHAIIGEVMTSLKEILHSLTKTRLAALASVYKVPGRSKLKKGELADKLLECITDREVLKTTLLLARAEEWKVLKAITEDSVLQDNYVPYGYYAYWLEHGLVVSYFTDNKLYLLIPDEVKAAYAELEASSFGKVLNKYQLVFRYISAATNLYGAIKPGKLVEIFNEQNDDKLTAEELKALYEEFSGRDQLFRMYKGYLIVEDLVYSDEASEFKQLLEKMKGKSYHVPEKDELLKYSNGLYYEMNPQLTALRSYIIKELRPDPEFVDDLIDDIQLACSMEAPIQEIMHEFERRDIEFVSMEQVQMVVYLVTEAYNHTRLASNGGYTPVERRAISKDLESGYRAAVPPFRAQVKNQVISKKIGRNDPCPCGSGLKYKKCCGK comes from the coding sequence ATGTTAGACAACAAAGCCCAATTTGAAGCAACGAACATACAGCATGCTATCATTGGCGAAGTAATGACTAGCCTGAAGGAAATTCTCCATAGTCTTACCAAGACAAGGCTTGCTGCATTAGCATCGGTGTACAAAGTGCCTGGGCGTTCTAAATTGAAAAAGGGCGAGCTTGCCGACAAATTGCTGGAATGCATTACAGATCGGGAGGTTCTGAAGACAACGCTGCTACTGGCCAGAGCCGAGGAATGGAAAGTGCTCAAAGCGATCACGGAAGATTCCGTATTACAGGACAACTATGTCCCTTACGGATATTATGCGTATTGGCTGGAGCATGGATTGGTCGTCAGCTATTTCACGGACAACAAGCTGTATTTGCTTATACCGGATGAAGTCAAGGCTGCATATGCAGAGCTGGAAGCAAGCTCGTTCGGTAAGGTTCTGAACAAATATCAGCTCGTATTTCGCTATATCTCGGCAGCTACGAATTTATATGGTGCAATCAAGCCAGGCAAGCTAGTGGAGATCTTCAATGAGCAGAATGATGACAAGCTCACTGCTGAGGAACTCAAAGCTTTGTACGAAGAGTTTAGCGGTAGAGACCAGCTATTCCGTATGTACAAGGGGTACTTGATTGTTGAGGATCTGGTCTACTCTGATGAAGCTTCTGAATTTAAGCAGCTTCTGGAGAAGATGAAGGGCAAGAGCTACCATGTGCCTGAGAAGGACGAATTGTTGAAATATTCGAATGGTCTCTATTATGAGATGAATCCTCAGCTTACGGCATTAAGAAGCTATATTATTAAGGAATTACGTCCTGATCCTGAATTTGTGGATGATTTGATCGACGACATTCAGTTGGCTTGCTCTATGGAAGCGCCAATTCAGGAGATCATGCATGAATTTGAACGAAGAGATATTGAATTCGTTAGTATGGAGCAGGTGCAAATGGTCGTCTATCTCGTCACCGAAGCATACAACCATACACGACTAGCTTCGAATGGCGGTTATACACCGGTAGAGAGACGCGCGATATCAAAGGATCTGGAGTCAGGCTACAGAGCAGCGGTGCCTCCATTCCGGGCACAGGTCAAGAATCAGGTCATATCCAAGAAGATTGGACGTAATGATCCTTGTCCGTGCGGAAGTGGTCTGAAATACAAGAAATGCTGCGGCAAATAA
- a CDS encoding DUF1273 domain-containing protein, translated as MKNLLVTGYRAHELGIYNNKHEGIPYIRQAIISRLIPLLEEGLEWVITPGQYGVDLWACEAAIELRRQYPALKCSILTAFSNPEEQWKEDKKAYYQDLISKVDFYASVSKEPYKGPWQFAARDELLFRKTDGILLVYDEEMGEASPKYIKQRALKKQAIEDYTVITIGAEEIQAIADEDHQNLEEESTAQDDILW; from the coding sequence TTGAAAAATCTTCTGGTCACAGGTTACCGCGCACATGAACTCGGAATATATAACAATAAACATGAAGGAATTCCGTACATCCGCCAGGCGATTATCTCGCGCTTAATACCACTGCTGGAGGAAGGGCTGGAATGGGTCATTACACCAGGACAGTACGGCGTAGACCTATGGGCCTGCGAAGCGGCGATCGAGCTCAGAAGACAGTATCCGGCGCTCAAGTGTTCAATACTTACTGCCTTTAGCAATCCTGAAGAACAATGGAAAGAGGATAAGAAGGCTTATTACCAAGACTTGATCTCCAAGGTTGATTTCTATGCCTCTGTCAGCAAAGAGCCTTATAAAGGCCCATGGCAATTCGCCGCCAGAGATGAGCTGCTGTTCCGCAAGACCGATGGTATTCTACTGGTCTATGACGAAGAGATGGGTGAAGCTAGTCCGAAATACATTAAGCAGCGGGCCCTGAAGAAGCAAGCTATAGAGGATTACACTGTGATTACGATCGGAGCGGAGGAAATTCAGGCCATTGCCGATGAAGATCATCAGAATTTGGAGGAAGAAAGTACGGCACAGGATGATATCCTCTGGTAA